A region of Streptomyces sp. WMMC500 DNA encodes the following proteins:
- a CDS encoding PAC2 family protein, producing MSMYEWDPSGLAAVDAVLEHDSAGLTLLYHLEGFMDAGETGAQINERLLDDLPHEVVARFDHDRLVDYRARRPLMTFRRDHWAAYEVPALELHLVRDATASPFLLLSGPEPDVEWERFAEAVREIVERLNVRLAVNFNGVPMGVPHTRPVGLTPHGNRIDLVPGHRGVFDEAQVPGSADALLEYRLGEAGHDVLGVAAHVPHYLSRTPYPDAALTVLESITSATGLVLPGVAHALRSEALKVQNEIERQVDEGDEELVGMVRGLEHQYDALSGGDERENLMAEPAELPSADELGSAFEQFLAEREEGD from the coding sequence ATGAGCATGTACGAATGGGACCCCAGCGGGCTCGCGGCCGTCGACGCGGTGCTGGAGCACGACTCGGCGGGGCTGACTCTGCTCTACCACCTCGAAGGCTTCATGGACGCCGGCGAGACCGGCGCCCAGATCAACGAGCGGCTGCTCGACGATCTGCCGCACGAGGTCGTCGCCCGCTTCGACCACGACCGGCTCGTCGACTACCGCGCGCGCCGCCCCCTGATGACGTTCCGGCGCGACCACTGGGCCGCGTACGAGGTCCCCGCGCTCGAACTGCACCTGGTGCGCGACGCGACCGCCAGCCCCTTCCTCCTGCTGTCGGGTCCGGAGCCCGACGTGGAGTGGGAGCGGTTCGCCGAGGCCGTCCGCGAGATCGTGGAGCGGCTGAACGTGCGCCTGGCGGTCAACTTCAACGGGGTTCCCATGGGCGTGCCGCACACCCGCCCGGTGGGCCTCACGCCGCACGGCAACCGCATCGACCTGGTGCCGGGCCACCGCGGCGTCTTCGACGAGGCGCAGGTCCCCGGCAGCGCCGACGCGCTGCTGGAGTACCGGCTCGGTGAGGCCGGGCACGACGTCCTGGGCGTCGCCGCGCACGTGCCGCACTACCTGTCCCGCACCCCGTACCCGGACGCGGCGCTGACCGTCCTGGAGTCGATCACCTCCGCGACGGGCCTCGTCCTGCCGGGCGTGGCGCACGCGCTGCGCTCCGAGGCACTGAAGGTGCAGAACGAGATCGAGCGGCAGGTCGACGAGGGCGACGAGGAACTGGTGGGCATGGTCCGCGGGCTTGAGCACCAGTACGACGCGCTGTCCGGCGGCGACGAACGGGAGAACCTGATGGCCGAGCCCGCCGAGCTGCCCTCGGCGGACGAGCTGGGCAGCGCCTTCGAGCAGTTCCTCGCGGAGCGCGAGGAGGGGGACTGA
- the coaE gene encoding dephospho-CoA kinase, which translates to MLTVGLTGGIGAGKSAVARALASYGAVIVDSDEIAREVVEPGTPGLAAVVAEFGAEVLTADGSLDRARLGGIVFADAGRRQALNGIVHPLVRDRSAALQEAAGPDAIVVNDVPLLAENDLAGLYDVVVVVDAAPATQLDRLVRLRGMAPDEARARMAAQATREQRLAIADIVVDNDGTPEELAERVRKVWEELVARKGVRGRNGGA; encoded by the coding sequence ATGCTGACGGTGGGACTGACCGGCGGGATCGGCGCCGGCAAGAGTGCGGTGGCGCGGGCCCTGGCCTCGTACGGAGCGGTGATCGTCGACTCCGATGAGATCGCCCGCGAGGTGGTGGAGCCCGGCACGCCGGGTCTTGCGGCGGTCGTCGCGGAGTTCGGAGCGGAGGTGCTCACCGCGGACGGGAGCCTGGACCGGGCGAGGCTCGGCGGCATCGTCTTCGCGGACGCCGGCCGGCGCCAGGCCCTGAACGGCATCGTCCACCCCCTGGTCCGCGACCGCTCCGCGGCGCTCCAGGAGGCGGCGGGACCGGACGCGATCGTCGTGAACGACGTGCCGCTGCTGGCCGAGAACGATCTTGCCGGGCTGTACGACGTCGTCGTGGTCGTCGATGCCGCGCCGGCCACGCAGCTCGACCGGCTGGTGCGGCTGCGCGGCATGGCGCCGGACGAGGCGCGCGCCCGGATGGCGGCGCAGGCCACGCGCGAGCAGCGGCTGGCGATCGCCGACATCGTCGTGGACAACGACGGGACGCCGGAGGAGCTGGCCGAGCGGGTACGGAAGGTCTGGGAGGAACTGGTGGCACGCAAGGGGGTCAGGGGGCGGAACGGCGGGGCATGA
- a CDS encoding tetratricopeptide repeat protein, which yields MAERSPETDVVDYRAAEQLLAARDPRGAVQLLDPLVEAHPEKVSPRLLRARAYFMSARLRAAEADFRTVIDREPDNAYAHFALARTLERAGGDPDEVRRHFRLAAALDPRPDFVDAAGFEE from the coding sequence GTGGCCGAGCGCAGCCCGGAGACCGACGTCGTCGACTACCGGGCGGCCGAGCAGTTGCTCGCCGCCCGCGATCCGCGCGGCGCGGTCCAACTGCTCGACCCGCTGGTCGAGGCCCATCCCGAGAAGGTCTCGCCGCGGCTGCTGCGCGCCCGCGCGTACTTCATGAGCGCCCGCCTCCGCGCGGCGGAGGCCGACTTCCGCACGGTCATCGACCGGGAGCCGGACAACGCCTACGCGCACTTCGCGCTGGCCCGCACGCTGGAGCGGGCCGGCGGCGACCCGGACGAGGTGCGGCGGCACTTCCGGCTGGCGGCGGCGCTGGATCCGCGGCCGGACTTCGTGGACGCGGCGGGGTTCGAGGAGTAG
- a CDS encoding nitroreductase family protein, with product MTTSQPHPAPYPTVPYEPLGVPAPDAAVRSRAFHDAMTRRRTVRDFSPRPIPDDVLEWAVRTAATAPSGANVQPWRFVVVTDPERKRRLREAAEEAEREFYARRASPEWLAALAPLGTDWHKPFLETAPAVIVVFEVHKGPRSPRPYYTKESVGIAVGFLLASLHQAGLATLTHTPSPMRFLGEVCERPPEERAAYVIPVGYPADGARVPDIRRKDLDDVLVRL from the coding sequence ATGACGACCTCGCAGCCGCATCCGGCCCCGTATCCCACCGTCCCGTACGAGCCCCTCGGCGTGCCGGCACCGGACGCGGCGGTGCGCAGCCGCGCCTTCCACGACGCGATGACGCGCCGCCGTACCGTGCGGGACTTCTCCCCGCGCCCGATCCCGGACGACGTGCTGGAGTGGGCGGTCCGTACCGCCGCCACCGCGCCCAGCGGCGCCAACGTGCAGCCCTGGCGCTTCGTCGTCGTCACCGACCCGGAGCGCAAGCGGCGGCTGCGGGAGGCGGCGGAGGAGGCGGAGCGGGAGTTCTACGCGCGCCGGGCCTCGCCGGAGTGGCTGGCGGCGCTGGCGCCGCTGGGCACGGACTGGCACAAGCCCTTCCTGGAGACGGCGCCCGCGGTGATCGTCGTCTTCGAGGTGCACAAGGGTCCGCGGAGCCCGCGCCCGTACTACACGAAGGAGTCGGTCGGCATCGCCGTCGGCTTCCTCCTCGCTTCGCTGCACCAGGCGGGGCTCGCGACGCTCACGCACACACCGAGCCCGATGCGGTTCCTCGGCGAGGTGTGCGAGCGGCCCCCGGAGGAGCGGGCGGCGTACGTGATCCCGGTCGGCTACCCCGCGGACGGGGCGCGGGTGCCGGACATCCGGCGCAAGGACCTGGACGACGTGCTGGTCCGGCTCTGA
- a CDS encoding sugar phosphate isomerase/epimerase has protein sequence MGRRALLTAALGAGTAAALGGTAGPAAAAGAEAHGRCGKRRIPPGGIGMHLYTMRGPLATDFAGTLQQLADIGYATVGVSGRHGHDAQQIRGMIDDAGLKAVLEHVGYDIVSGSGLPKAIEDVHTLGGQWVVVPSLPGAMHTPAGFREAARVLNEAGRACREAGLQQVLFHNHGNDHATVDGEVLFDILVNETDPQLVAFEFDLYWAVDGGADPLTYFRRHPGRFPALHVKDMAENGDIADVGSGVLDFAEMFQGAKSGGIKQWLVEHDNPSDPFATARNSYEYLAALRY, from the coding sequence ATGGGACGGCGCGCGCTGCTCACCGCGGCGCTCGGCGCCGGTACCGCCGCCGCCCTGGGCGGCACGGCCGGACCCGCGGCGGCGGCCGGGGCCGAGGCACACGGCAGGTGCGGCAAGCGGCGCATCCCGCCGGGCGGCATCGGCATGCACCTCTACACCATGCGCGGGCCGCTGGCCACGGACTTCGCCGGCACCCTGCAGCAGTTGGCGGACATCGGCTACGCCACCGTCGGCGTCAGCGGCCGGCACGGCCACGACGCGCAGCAGATCCGCGGCATGATCGACGACGCCGGGCTCAAGGCCGTGCTGGAGCACGTCGGGTACGACATCGTCTCCGGCAGCGGGCTGCCGAAGGCGATCGAGGACGTGCACACCCTGGGCGGCCAGTGGGTCGTCGTCCCCAGCCTGCCCGGTGCCATGCACACGCCGGCCGGCTTCCGCGAGGCGGCGCGCGTCCTGAACGAGGCCGGCCGCGCCTGCCGGGAGGCCGGGCTGCAGCAGGTGCTCTTCCACAACCACGGCAACGACCACGCCACCGTCGACGGCGAGGTGCTCTTCGACATCCTCGTCAACGAGACCGATCCGCAATTGGTCGCCTTCGAGTTCGACCTGTACTGGGCGGTGGACGGCGGCGCCGACCCGCTCACGTACTTCCGCCGGCACCCGGGCCGCTTCCCCGCGCTGCACGTCAAGGACATGGCGGAGAACGGCGACATCGCCGACGTCGGCTCGGGTGTGCTGGACTTCGCGGAGATGTTCCAGGGGGCGAAGAGCGGCGGGATCAAGCAGTGGCTCGTCGAGCACGACAACCCGTCGGACCCGTTCGCGACGGCGCGCAACAGCTACGAGTACCTCGCGGCGCTGCGCTACTGA
- a CDS encoding uridine kinase, giving the protein MRFEAISWERLTEALAERVADTKAADGGAWPRVAVDGAPAAEPGLLAARVADALRVRGRDALVLDAGGFLRPASLRYEFGREDPDAYHDTWLDTGALWREVFGPLEPGGDGRVLPDLWDPVTDRATRTPYTSLPAGAVLLLHGPLLLGRWFPFDLTVHLRLSASALARRTPERDRWTLPAFARYEEEADPAGAADVLVRLDDPRRPAWRPERP; this is encoded by the coding sequence GTGCGGTTCGAAGCGATCTCCTGGGAGCGGCTCACCGAGGCGCTGGCCGAGCGTGTCGCCGACACGAAGGCGGCCGACGGCGGCGCGTGGCCGCGCGTCGCCGTGGACGGTGCCCCCGCGGCGGAGCCCGGCCTGCTCGCCGCCCGGGTCGCCGACGCCCTGCGGGTACGCGGGCGTGACGCCCTCGTCCTCGACGCGGGCGGATTCCTGCGGCCCGCCTCCCTCCGCTACGAGTTCGGGCGCGAGGATCCCGACGCGTACCACGACACCTGGCTCGACACCGGCGCCCTCTGGCGCGAGGTCTTCGGGCCCCTGGAGCCCGGCGGCGACGGCCGCGTCCTGCCCGACCTCTGGGACCCCGTCACCGACCGCGCCACGCGCACCCCGTACACCTCCCTGCCGGCCGGCGCCGTGCTGCTGCTGCACGGGCCGCTGCTGCTCGGCCGCTGGTTCCCCTTCGACCTGACCGTTCACCTCCGGCTCTCCGCCTCCGCCCTGGCCCGGCGCACACCCGAGCGGGACCGCTGGACACTGCCCGCCTTCGCCCGCTACGAGGAGGAGGCCGATCCCGCGGGCGCCGCCGATGTGCTCGTACGCCTCGATGACCCGCGCCGCCCGGCCTGGCGCCCCGAGCGGCCGTAG
- a CDS encoding DUF6343 family protein: protein MRLNRSGDEPVHARSPLRMRFWLALWGTLWMIAGTVFFVVVDQPAWAAVTAALAAITIVDMVVVVRRIRQGSHFQPGADVPPYEPIREDEEPPRPKRLP from the coding sequence ATGAGGCTGAACCGCTCCGGCGACGAGCCCGTACACGCCCGCTCTCCGCTGCGCATGCGCTTCTGGCTGGCGCTGTGGGGAACGCTCTGGATGATCGCGGGCACGGTCTTCTTCGTCGTCGTCGACCAACCGGCCTGGGCCGCGGTGACCGCGGCACTCGCCGCGATCACGATCGTCGACATGGTGGTGGTGGTCCGGCGCATCAGACAGGGTTCGCATTTCCAGCCGGGCGCGGACGTGCCCCCGTACGAGCCGATACGCGAGGACGAGGAACCGCCCAGGCCGAAGCGGCTGCCCTGA
- a CDS encoding type II toxin-antitoxin system PemK/MazF family toxin has translation MTTSTDENGQAARPGQSGPSATTEIDPRAAGVVRTSYAPDPDGDPDPGEIVWTWVPYEENDGRGKDRPVLVVARESAGTVLAVQLSSRRRDDDHDWVRIGAGPWDREGRESWVDLDRVLRLHDGGMRREACSLDRQRFHLVEHRLRLRYGWR, from the coding sequence GTGACCACGTCGACCGACGAGAACGGCCAAGCGGCCCGGCCCGGCCAGTCCGGCCCGTCCGCCACCACCGAGATAGACCCGCGCGCCGCCGGTGTCGTACGCACCTCCTACGCGCCCGACCCCGACGGCGACCCCGACCCCGGCGAGATCGTCTGGACCTGGGTCCCGTACGAGGAGAACGACGGCCGCGGCAAGGACCGGCCCGTCCTCGTCGTCGCCCGCGAGTCCGCCGGCACGGTCCTCGCCGTCCAACTGTCCAGCAGGCGCCGCGACGACGACCACGACTGGGTACGCATCGGCGCAGGACCCTGGGACCGCGAGGGCCGCGAGTCGTGGGTCGACCTGGACCGTGTGCTGCGGCTGCACGACGGCGGCATGCGCCGCGAGGCGTGCTCGCTGGACCGGCAGCGCTTCCACCTCGTCGAGCACCGCCTGCGGCTGCGCTACGGCTGGCGCTGA
- the map gene encoding type I methionyl aminopeptidase, producing the protein MVEIKNDAALDAMREAGRVVAQALAAARDAAGVGVSLLELDEVAREVLDKAGAGSPFLGYRPSFAATPFPAVLCTSVNDAIVHGIPTGHRLRDGDLVSLDFGAELDGWTGDAAISFTVGTPRPGDTALIAATQRAIDAGIAAAVAGGRLGDISAAVGRVAAEAGCGMPADFGGHGIGRRMHEDPHVPNRGRAGRGYPLRHGLTLAIEPMLLSGGSDDYGVDRDGWTLRTADGSRAAHIEHTIAVTRDGPRVLTTL; encoded by the coding sequence ATGGTCGAGATCAAGAACGACGCCGCACTGGACGCCATGCGGGAGGCCGGCCGCGTCGTCGCCCAGGCCCTCGCCGCCGCGCGGGACGCGGCCGGCGTCGGCGTCAGCCTGCTGGAGCTGGACGAGGTCGCGCGGGAGGTGCTGGACAAGGCGGGGGCGGGATCGCCGTTCCTCGGCTACCGGCCGTCGTTCGCCGCCACGCCCTTCCCCGCGGTCCTCTGCACCTCCGTCAACGACGCGATCGTGCACGGCATCCCCACCGGCCACCGGCTGCGCGACGGCGACCTCGTGTCCCTCGACTTCGGCGCGGAACTGGACGGCTGGACGGGCGACGCGGCGATCAGCTTCACCGTGGGCACGCCGCGGCCCGGGGACACGGCGCTGATCGCCGCCACCCAGCGCGCGATAGACGCCGGGATCGCGGCCGCGGTCGCGGGCGGGCGGCTGGGCGACATCTCCGCCGCCGTGGGGCGCGTGGCCGCGGAGGCGGGCTGCGGGATGCCGGCGGACTTCGGCGGACACGGCATCGGGCGGCGGATGCACGAGGACCCGCACGTGCCCAACCGCGGGCGCGCGGGGCGGGGTTACCCGCTGCGCCACGGGCTGACGCTGGCGATCGAGCCGATGCTGCTGTCGGGCGGCTCGGACGACTACGGGGTCGACCGCGACGGGTGGACGCTGCGGACCGCGGACGGCAGCAGGGCGGCGCACATCGAGCACACGATCGCGGTGACGAGGGACGGGCCGCGGGTGCTGACGACGCTGTGA
- a CDS encoding helix-turn-helix transcriptional regulator, protein MVRTPLTPEERRRGERFGALLRAARGERSMTDVAAAAGISAETLRKIETGRAPTPAFFTIAALAATLGVSLDALAGACTAPEPEATADSTVHAA, encoded by the coding sequence ATGGTTCGTACTCCACTGACCCCCGAGGAGCGCCGCCGCGGCGAGCGCTTCGGCGCCCTGCTGCGCGCCGCCCGAGGCGAGCGCAGCATGACCGACGTCGCCGCCGCGGCCGGCATCTCCGCCGAGACCCTCCGCAAGATCGAGACCGGCCGCGCCCCCACCCCGGCGTTCTTCACGATCGCCGCGCTGGCGGCCACCCTGGGCGTCTCCCTCGACGCACTCGCCGGCGCCTGCACCGCGCCCGAGCCGGAGGCCACCGCCGACAGCACCGTCCACGCGGCGTAG
- a CDS encoding PfkB family carbohydrate kinase translates to MLVIGDVVTDVVARHTAPLAVGTDTPAGIAILPGGAGANVAAWAAHCGARVRLLARAGRDSADWHRAALVRAGVDARVRVDPEAPTGKVVALVDGDGERSFLTDSGASSRLGPDDWEPGLLAGVTHVHLSGYLFFTAPGRALATLATAAAHARGATVSVDPASAGFLSASGVGAFLTAIADADTLFPNSAEAALLTGLPSPAAAAGALAASLGATAVVTAAADGAHLATPGVPAVHVPACPVTPLDSTGAGDAFAGAYLAAVQAGSAPRAAAAAGCATAATAVRTPGGRPGQGA, encoded by the coding sequence CTGCTCGTCATCGGCGACGTCGTCACCGACGTCGTCGCCCGCCACACCGCCCCGCTCGCCGTCGGCACGGACACTCCTGCGGGGATCGCGATCCTGCCCGGCGGCGCCGGCGCGAACGTCGCGGCGTGGGCGGCGCATTGTGGCGCGCGGGTGCGTTTGCTGGCGCGCGCGGGCCGGGACTCCGCAGACTGGCATCGCGCCGCGTTGGTACGCGCCGGGGTCGACGCCCGCGTCCGCGTCGACCCGGAGGCGCCCACCGGCAAGGTCGTCGCCCTGGTCGACGGCGACGGGGAGCGGTCGTTCCTGACGGACAGCGGGGCGTCGTCCCGGCTGGGCCCGGACGACTGGGAGCCGGGGCTGCTGGCCGGCGTCACGCACGTACACCTCTCCGGCTACCTGTTCTTCACCGCTCCCGGCCGCGCCCTCGCCACGCTCGCCACCGCCGCCGCACACGCGCGCGGGGCGACGGTCAGCGTGGATCCGGCGTCGGCCGGTTTCCTCTCGGCGTCGGGGGTCGGAGCGTTCCTCACCGCGATCGCCGACGCGGACACCCTCTTCCCCAACTCCGCGGAGGCCGCGCTGCTCACCGGGCTCCCCTCCCCCGCCGCCGCGGCCGGGGCCCTGGCCGCCTCGCTCGGCGCCACCGCCGTGGTCACCGCCGCAGCGGACGGCGCGCACCTCGCCACCCCCGGCGTCCCCGCCGTGCACGTCCCCGCGTGCCCGGTCACGCCCCTCGACAGCACGGGCGCGGGCGACGCCTTCGCCGGCGCCTATCTGGCGGCCGTGCAGGCGGGCAGCGCCCCGCGCGCTGCTGCGGCTGCGGGCTGTGCCACGGCGGCAACGGCGGTCCGTACGCCGGGCGGACGGCCGGGGCAGGGGGCGTAG
- a CDS encoding pseudouridine-5'-phosphate glycosidase, whose amino-acid sequence MHLTDEVRAALADRRPVVALESTIIAHGLPRPRNLRVAAELEDIVRSAGAVPATIAVLDGTPHVGLGGAQLERIASDDSVRKLTVRDLAPAAALGASGATTVAATAFLAARVGIGVFATGGLGGVHREWTQSQDESADLRLLARTRIAVVCAGVKSILDVPATLQRLETLGVTVLGYGTAEFPGFYLRTSGEPVDWTVRTPEEVAAVLRAQRELDVEPSAVIVANPVPAAEQLDPAVHDAVLADALGEAARRGVSGQAITPFLLGYLTEHTHGASLEANLAAVRGNVKLAAEIAVQGGRGGV is encoded by the coding sequence ATGCACCTGACTGACGAGGTACGCGCCGCGCTCGCGGACCGGCGGCCGGTCGTCGCCCTGGAGTCGACGATCATCGCCCACGGCCTGCCCCGCCCGCGCAACCTGCGGGTGGCGGCCGAGCTGGAGGACATCGTCCGCTCCGCCGGCGCCGTGCCCGCCACCATCGCCGTCCTGGACGGCACCCCGCACGTCGGGCTCGGCGGGGCGCAACTGGAGCGGATCGCGTCCGACGACTCCGTGCGCAAGCTGACCGTACGCGACCTCGCGCCGGCCGCCGCCCTCGGCGCGAGCGGCGCGACGACCGTCGCGGCCACGGCGTTCCTCGCGGCCCGCGTCGGCATCGGGGTCTTCGCCACCGGCGGTCTCGGCGGGGTGCACCGGGAGTGGACGCAGTCGCAGGACGAGTCGGCGGACCTGCGGCTGCTGGCGCGGACGCGGATCGCCGTGGTGTGCGCGGGGGTGAAGTCGATCCTGGACGTGCCGGCGACGCTGCAGCGCCTGGAGACGCTGGGTGTGACGGTCCTCGGCTACGGCACGGCGGAGTTCCCGGGGTTCTATCTCCGCACGTCCGGGGAGCCGGTGGACTGGACGGTCCGTACGCCCGAGGAGGTCGCGGCCGTGCTCCGCGCCCAACGCGAGCTGGACGTGGAGCCGTCGGCGGTGATCGTGGCCAACCCGGTGCCGGCGGCCGAGCAACTGGACCCGGCGGTGCACGACGCGGTACTGGCGGACGCCCTGGGCGAGGCGGCGCGGCGGGGCGTGAGCGGGCAGGCGATCACGCCGTTCCTGCTCGGGTATCTCACCGAGCACACGCACGGGGCTTCGCTGGAGGCGAACCTCGCGGCGGTGCGGGGCAACGTGAAGCTGGCGGCGGAGATCGCGGTGCAGGGCGGGCGGGGCGGGGTGTGA
- a CDS encoding HAD domain-containing protein: MDDVDRAAAPDAAPHASAASARPLLLLDVDGPLNPYAAHEQPPGYGEYVVTGMPAGPIRLWLRPAHGERLLSLPYELVWATTWMHEANTVIGDRVLGLPPLPVIEWPSMFTTDDPDGLYWKTRHVAAWAAGRTFAWVDDEITAADTAWIAEHHAGEALLRRIDPARGLVEEDFEALEAWARERDRRPPE, translated from the coding sequence ATGGACGACGTTGACCGCGCTGCCGCTCCTGACGCCGCCCCCCACGCCTCCGCCGCCTCCGCGCGCCCGCTCCTCCTGCTGGACGTCGACGGCCCCCTCAACCCGTACGCCGCGCACGAACAGCCGCCCGGCTACGGCGAGTACGTGGTCACCGGCATGCCCGCCGGGCCCATCCGGCTGTGGCTGCGGCCGGCGCACGGGGAGCGGCTGCTGTCGCTGCCGTACGAGCTGGTGTGGGCGACCACGTGGATGCACGAGGCCAACACCGTCATCGGCGACCGGGTGCTGGGGCTGCCGCCGCTGCCGGTCATCGAGTGGCCGTCGATGTTCACCACCGACGACCCGGACGGGCTGTACTGGAAGACGCGGCACGTCGCCGCCTGGGCCGCCGGCCGGACGTTCGCCTGGGTGGACGACGAGATCACGGCGGCCGACACGGCGTGGATCGCGGAGCACCACGCGGGGGAGGCGCTGCTGCGGCGGATCGACCCGGCGCGGGGGCTGGTGGAGGAGGACTTCGAGGCGCTGGAGGCGTGGGCACGGGAACGGGACCGGCGCCCGCCGGAGTGA
- a CDS encoding DUF1697 domain-containing protein, which produces MSKQIALLRGINVGGKNKVPMAALRQALTDRGFGGVATYVASGNVVFDDPGTPPEKTAAAVEAVVAEEFGLRIPVVVRTRDEIAAVVAGNPLPEGAAEPARFLAVFLSEPAPDDAWFRTADPASYAPDRYELGDRVVYVWCPGGLGRSKLAADFSSRRLAVTATARNWNTVLKLLEMADG; this is translated from the coding sequence GTGAGCAAGCAGATCGCCCTGCTGCGCGGCATCAACGTCGGCGGCAAGAACAAGGTCCCCATGGCCGCGCTGCGCCAAGCGCTGACCGACCGCGGCTTCGGCGGCGTCGCCACGTACGTGGCCAGCGGGAACGTCGTCTTCGACGACCCCGGCACGCCGCCGGAGAAGACCGCCGCGGCCGTTGAGGCGGTCGTCGCCGAGGAGTTCGGCCTGCGGATACCGGTCGTCGTGCGCACGCGGGACGAGATCGCGGCCGTCGTCGCCGGCAACCCCCTGCCGGAGGGCGCCGCGGAACCGGCCCGCTTCCTGGCCGTGTTCCTGTCCGAGCCGGCGCCGGACGACGCCTGGTTCCGTACCGCCGACCCCGCCTCGTACGCACCCGACCGGTACGAGCTCGGGGACCGCGTCGTCTACGTCTGGTGTCCCGGCGGGCTCGGGCGGTCGAAGCTGGCGGCCGACTTCTCCAGCCGCAGGCTGGCCGTGACGGCCACGGCCCGCAACTGGAACACGGTCCTCAAGCTGCTGGAGATGGCGGACGGTTGA
- a CDS encoding methylated-DNA--[protein]-cysteine S-methyltransferase: MDATDAVAPRQGRRVVDSPIGPLLLAATDRGLVKVGFHAQPGAAGAGGREEPAGPAEHIAVAERQLRAYFAGELKEFRLELDWSLSAGFNRRVLEELAARVGYGSVVSYQFLADRVGEPGAAQAVGRAMASNPLPIVVPCHRVIESDGGLGGFGGGLDTKRSLLALEGVLPEPLF; encoded by the coding sequence ATGGATGCCACCGATGCCGTCGCACCCCGGCAGGGCCGCCGGGTGGTCGACTCGCCGATCGGCCCGCTGCTGCTCGCCGCCACGGACCGGGGGCTGGTCAAGGTCGGGTTCCATGCCCAGCCGGGCGCCGCGGGCGCGGGCGGCCGGGAGGAGCCGGCGGGTCCCGCGGAGCACATAGCGGTGGCCGAGCGGCAGTTGCGGGCGTATTTCGCGGGCGAGCTGAAGGAGTTCCGGCTGGAGCTGGACTGGTCGCTGTCCGCCGGCTTCAACCGGCGGGTGCTGGAGGAGCTGGCGGCCCGGGTGGGGTACGGCTCGGTGGTCAGCTATCAGTTCCTCGCCGACCGCGTCGGTGAGCCCGGCGCCGCGCAGGCGGTCGGCCGGGCCATGGCGTCGAACCCGCTGCCGATCGTCGTGCCCTGTCACCGCGTGATCGAGAGCGACGGCGGGCTGGGCGGCTTCGGCGGCGGACTCGACACGAAGCGGAGCCTGCTGGCGCTGGAGGGCGTGCTGCCGGAACCGCTGTTCTGA
- a CDS encoding MHYT domain-containing protein, with protein MPVDGFTYGLLTPATAFAMAAVGSALGLRCTMRALSAEPTRRAGWLLLGAVAIGTGIFAMHFIAMMGFTADSVHIGYDVPVTLASLGVAIVVVGIGVFIVGFLGRTALALTTGGIVTGLGIAAMHYLGMAGMRPDRGRLVYDGAVVALSVLIAVVAATAALWLSMTVKRFGVAVGAALIMGVAVSGMHYTGMAALEVQAQVTTAAAEGKSPAEILAPILIGPVLLLVFVGLFVGMDPLENEWRVPVGDEGVAGGEAAAPEPAGSGAAVYYERGGGRTGGVWHRP; from the coding sequence GTGCCCGTCGACGGGTTCACCTATGGCCTGCTCACCCCCGCCACCGCCTTCGCCATGGCCGCGGTCGGCAGCGCCCTGGGGCTGCGCTGCACCATGCGCGCGCTGTCCGCCGAGCCCACCCGGCGGGCCGGCTGGCTGCTGCTCGGCGCGGTCGCCATCGGCACGGGGATCTTCGCCATGCACTTCATCGCGATGATGGGCTTCACGGCCGACTCCGTCCACATCGGCTACGACGTGCCGGTCACCCTGGCGAGCCTCGGGGTCGCCATCGTCGTCGTCGGCATCGGCGTCTTCATCGTCGGCTTTCTCGGCCGCACCGCCCTCGCCCTCACCACCGGCGGCATCGTCACCGGTCTCGGCATCGCCGCCATGCACTACCTGGGCATGGCGGGCATGCGGCCGGACCGGGGGCGGCTGGTCTACGACGGCGCCGTCGTGGCGCTGTCCGTGCTCATCGCCGTGGTCGCCGCCACCGCAGCGCTGTGGCTGTCGATGACCGTGAAGCGGTTCGGCGTGGCGGTCGGGGCCGCGCTGATCATGGGGGTCGCCGTGTCCGGCATGCACTACACGGGCATGGCGGCGCTGGAGGTGCAGGCCCAGGTCACCACCGCGGCCGCCGAGGGCAAGAGCCCGGCCGAGATCCTGGCGCCGATCCTGATCGGTCCGGTGCTGCTGCTGGTGTTCGTCGGGCTGTTCGTCGGCATGGACCCGCTGGAGAACGAGTGGCGGGTGCCGGTGGGGGACGAGGGCGTCGCCGGCGGGGAGGCCGCGGCCCCCGAGCCGGCGGGCTCGGGGGCGGCGGTGTACTACGAGCGGGGCGGCGGCCGTACCGGCGGCGTCTGGCACCGCCCCTGA